A window of Companilactobacillus allii genomic DNA:
TAATGTTTTTAAAAATCCTGAAACCTATAAAAATATCTAACGTTTCTATTGTACTTCAGGGTCTTGATTCCTTTTTTGAACTGCTTTTTAAAGGCTTTAGTATATTTAATTGATTTTGGCATTTATTTTGAGGGCCTCAATGTGTCATCAGAGCTAAGTAATTGATCTAATTCTTTAAGATTATGTGCTTCAGGTAGTTTTTCTTTTCCAGATAAATCATCAACAACTTCTTGGATTGAGTCTTTTAACTGCCGATTAGGGATTGAATAATATTTAGGCAAGCCTTCGTTTGCAACTGTTGTTAGTGTCATGCGCATAAAATCAGAAATGGTTAGTCCGTGATTAGCCAATACGTCTTTGGCTTTATTTTTAATGGTTCCGTCAATTCTAGCTTCAATTCTTGCCATTCTCATCACCTCAAAGATATTGTACGCTGTTTGACGTACAAGTACAATTATACTTAACTTGGTTAAATTCTTTAGCATTGCTGATATTGTTAGCAATTTATAGTCATAAAAAGTAGGTGTGACAGAACCTTTTTTCTACTCAAATTTGCAGTGAAAACGCGTGCCAAAACACAATTTTCTCCGTCTAATAAAAAGAAATCGAAAACTGAATGTGTTATGTCACGCTCTGTATAAAAAAGAAGCACATCAAAAGATGTACTTCCAGTTGAAATATGGTCCACCAATACGATTTGACATAGACCCAAAGTTCCCTTAACCAATCACGTCAAGAAAATCCCATAGCATATAAAAATCCTAAAGTCTTTCACGGGGATGCAATGCATATGCCATCACCAATGAAACGATTGAAGTAACTAGTAAAATGTAGAAACTAATACCAAACTGTGTACCATTAACAGCTGTTTGACCAGTTATTAGAGCTGAATTAACTGCACCGGAATAAAAGATTGCAAAGACGACAGCGTAAATAATTGTTGGTAGGACAGTAAACAATCTAACCAGTTTTACACTACCACGATTCCTGAAACATGCAGCAATCATGGCGATGATAGGTGATAGGAAACAAATCAGTCTGATTGCAGAAGATAAGTTGACTATTATTGTGCTGTATTGATAACCAAAGTTGGCAGTGTAACTAGCAGCAGAAGCAATCGTACTAGATAGTGATACGCCGTTAATAAAGGGACCACCAATCGATGCAACGAATCCGATTACAGAAGAACCAATAATGACTTTTTGGCGCATATTCTTACCACGTCTATTATCATGAGTCTTGTGTTTTTTAGGTTCTTTATATTGTTGTTCTTGGTGATCGTTATTTTCGTTATATTCATCAGAACCTGATTGTGGGTGGTTATCTCGCTTGAATTTCTTATTAGCGGATACTTCACCACCATGACTGACTTGAGAAGCTAGGAACCATAGTAATACAGCCAAGGCCAGTGCAATGAATCCATAATTTCGTTTTACTACAAGAAGTATTGCGACGATGATTACTGCAAAGATACATAGGTAAATATTGTTCTTAGCAAACTTACCCATGTTGTGAATCAATCCGTCACTAGTGTCAGATTCTTCTTGTTGCTTCTTCTTTTGTTGTAACTTTTTCATTTCACTTTTCGTTGGTTTGAAAGGATCTTCACTAGTTTTGAAGCGTTCTTTAAACTTCTTACCCAAGTCTTGGGTTTCATTTAGTGAAGGGTCATGTTGCTCTTGTGCTGACTTGGCATATTGATAAGGCTTCTTAGAAGCTTGTCTGAAAGCGTCTTTATCATAGGCGACAGTTCTGTCATCCAAAGTATCGTCTGGAACTTTTTTGGTACTTTCAAAAGTTCTAACAGTATTTTGTTTGGTGTTTTCAACCTCTGAGGCTTGTCTAAGTGAATTGTATTCTTTCTTTTGAGCAGGAGCTTGTTGATAATTATTGATTTCTTTTTCTGGAACAGACTTTGATTCAGGTTCTGAATCGTTAAGTTCTGCCTCAATATCAGCTAGTGACTTAATAGTATCGTCATCTTTTTTAGCTTGATTTTGATCTGATTCGTTACGTTTATTTTTAATTGAAGTTAAATCATAACCACAGTGGTCGCAGAATTTTTGTGATGGATCGACTCTTTGACCGCAATTTGGACAAAACATACTCGCATTCCTCCATTATATTGACAGACTTAAGTATACAAGATAAATATCTTTGTATAAAGATGTTGACATGAAAGTTCACGAAACTTTCACATATCGAATCTTAATTATACAAAAAAAAACTCAGCAAAAGCTGAGTTTTCCCATTTTATTTTTCCAAATAGATATTTCTTAATTGATTTAATTTGTTTTTATCAAACTTCAAGGCTTGAGTGAGGTAATTCTCAAAGCTTCCATAGTAATGTTCTATAGCATCAAATACTGAAGTTATACTTTCAAGGTCTGCTTTGGTCATGTTCATTTTGTTGATATCTTGATCACCAGACTCGTCATTCAATGTTCCGTTTATTACAGAAGGTGAGGCGTACATTAAGTTGGTCAATAGATAATCACGAGTGATGGTTTCATCGTCAACTCCTAGTGCTTTTAAAATGAGGATTGCGGCCATTCCGGTTCTATCTTTACCGGCGGCACAGTGGAAGAGTACAGAATTATTATCTTTATTATTTTCCAGCAATAAGTTAAATAATAACTGATAAGCTTGCTGTCCGTTTTTATCTAATAGTACACTTTGATAGATCAATCCTAGATAAGATGATGTGTTATTCAAGGAGCTAGCAAGCTTGTCACCATTACCTTTGAGCGGATAGACAGGGTCAGAATATATCTTGTAAAAGTCAGTGTTTCTATCTGACCACATTTGTTGTTCGTTATCGCCACGAAAATCGACAACGTATTTTAATCCGTAATTTTTAAGGTATTTTAAAGCTTGTGGCGTTAAATTACTAATATCCCCTGAACGAAGGAGTTTATTATATTTAATTTGTTTACCATCAGTGGTTTTATATCCTCCCAATTCACGTAAGTTTATGGCTCCGTCAAGATTTAAAATTCGTTTCATGTTTTTTCCTCCCCGGATTTGTTGCGTATTTATAGTCATTCGACGTATTATACTATTAAGGTGATTTAATGGTAAAAAATAAACTTTCAATAATAATGACAACATTCAATGCTGCCAGTTACGTAATGTCGATGTTGGACTCATTGATAGCTCAAACCAACAAGGATTTTGAGTTGGTAGTTGTCGATGACTGTTCGACTGACAAAACTCTGGATATTATCGCAAGTTATGAAAAAAAGTACGACTGGATCACAGTGTATGAACATACCCAAAATTCAGGTGTGTCAGCAGCTAGGAATACCGGTCTTAAACATATCTCTGGCAATCTCGTTAACTTTATTGATGGCGATGATTGGTTAGAACCGGGATATGTTGACTTTTTTTTGACAGTATTTGAGAATACTGATACAGATCTTGTGACATGTGGTTTTTTTATGGATACCGAAAATGGTAAGAGTAAAGTAAAAACAGAAAAGCGTCAAAACGGTTTTGTGGACCGTGATGAAGCAATCAAACAGATCACAAAAATCAGTGGTACTGTGATGGGATATACTTGGAATAAGGTATATCGTAGATCCATTATTGAAAATAATGAGATTCACTTTCAGACTGATCTGGATTTAATGGAAGACCAAGTTTTTAATGTGGAATACGCTACTGTAGCGAAGAAGTTCTATCTTGATAACTTGCCTTTGTATCATTATGTATCGCGAAAGGACAGTATAACTAAGAAGTTCTTTGATATAGATAACGTTCGCGATGTAGGTGTTGCCAATCTTAGAGTTTTGAAGACTATTCGAAGTTCCAAATTGGACAAGGATAGTAAAAGAGAAATGGAATAATGTATCCACTTACATTCTAACAAACTTGCTGTTCTATGCGCGTTGTTGTTGCCTTTTTTCTTTGGTATATTTATCTTCGAAACTTTCAATTAGGCGTAGTTCCCCTTCGCTACATTCACTGCTGAAACGCGTAACCAAGCGCAATTTCTTCCGCTTAACACAAATAATCCTGATATTCACTTTGTGAATATCGGGATTATTTGCGTTAATGCTCGGAAATTGACCGCGCTTGATTACGCTCTGCTTTTTTGTTTTACAACTTCTTCTTAAAATGATAAGGAACAACACTCTTATCGGAATCCTTCACTTTTGACTTCTCGTCTTTTGCGAAGTAAACAACGAAACTTTTTTTATCTGAAACATCTTCGGCAATTATCAAGGATGATTCATAAGGATCTTTAGCTTTGTATATTTGTGCGCCACGAACTGCTTCTCCGAAGTCTTTTGAGTTAGCAATTGCATCACCTGGGTTAAAAAATACCATTTCGTCCATAGATAACACATCCTTTCTTTATGGTTATTATACCGTTATCATGTTGTGTATAATAGAAATAACAGTTTGAAAGGTGGAAATAAATGACTGATGTTGAAGATTATATAAAGAAAAATGTTTTTGGCAAGCCTCAATTGAAACCAGATGAGAAAAATAAGTTTTTGGGTAACTTCGCTGAAAGAGTAGGGATTGCTCTGACGGTAGCACAATTGAAGAATCCAGCCAATATGAAAACGGTTGAGGGTGTTATGAAGAAATATCCTCAGTATCATTTGTACTTAAATGGTAAAATAGATTCTTATATACTGGATAAATATCTCCAATTAAGTGTAAAATTAAAGTATAAGTTTACAATCGTCTCGCAGTCTGCCGTGCGCAATAAGGAACGTGTTATGACGGATAATGACATGGGACTTGTGATTGCGGACGAGAGTAGACCAATAGATCGACCAGTATTAATATAATTTTGGAGGACAGGACAGATATGTCTAGTACATCATTAGATAAAATTGCTTTACTTTCTTTGAATGGTAATAAGCCATTAGCCAAGAGGATTTCTGAATATATGGGAGTTCCTTTATTGGATGCTTCCGTTTCTCACTTCGCAGATGGAGAGATCAATATTCAAATTAACGAGAGTATTCGTGGAAAAGACGTTTACATTATTCATTCAGTTTCAGATCCAGTTAATGATAACTTCATGGAATTGATGATTGCCGTTGATGCTTTAAGACGTGCAAGTACAAAACAAATTATTTGTGTATTGCCTTACTTCGCATATACACGTTCAGATAGAAAGTCACGTGCTCGTGAACCTATTTCAGCGAAACTGTTTTCTAATATGTTAGAAATGGGTGGAGTTGATCGTGTTATTGCACTTGATATGCATGCCGACCAAATCCAAGGATTCTTCGATATTCCAGTTGATCACTTACGTGCAATGCCTATTTTTGCTAAGTACTTCATGGATAAGATGGATGACAAAAAAGACGACTTCGTCTTTGTTGCTCCAGACCACAACTCAATGAAACGTGCCCGTTCATTGGCCGAAGTCTTCGGTTCACAAATTGCAATCGTTGACCAAAGATCCACCGAAGAACAAAGCGTTGTTCCCGGTGTTATCGGTGATGTTGAAGGCAAGAAGTGTGTCATTGTTGACGACTTGATTGATACTGGTACAAGAATGATAAATAGTGCTGAAGCCTTGAAAGAAGCTGGAGCAGTTGATGTTTACGCAGCTGCAACCCACCCAATCTTCTCAAAGACAGCAGCTAAAGACTTGCAAAAGTCAGCCTTAAAAGAGATTGTTGTTACAGATTCAATCGTTGTTCCTGACGAATGCAAGTTTGATAAGTTAAAGATTCTTTCAGTTACAGATCTACTTGGAGATTCAATTAGAAAGACAGAATTGGATGAGTCTACTAGTTCATTGTTTAAGGTTAGAGATAGCTATACATTGATTTAGAGCGTTACAAAACACGGGAATTTCCGAGCATTAACTAAAAATGTCCTAGTATTCACAAAGTGAATGCTAGGACATTTTTAATTAAGCGGAAGAAATTGTGTTTTGTAACGCGTTTGCGAAGCAAACAAGAGGAAAAAAAGAGAAGCGCATAAAGTAGCGAATTTGCGAAGCAAAGAGAAAGAGTATAATTTCGTAGCGAATTTGCAGAGCAAAGAGAAAGAACCAAAAAAGGAATACAGTTCGTAGCGAATTTGCAAAGCAAAGAGAAAGAACCAAAAAAGGAAATACAGTACGTAGCGAATTTGCGAAGCAAAGAGAAAGAAAGGAAAAAAACATTTGTATCCCCAAAAAGAAACCGCTAACATATATCATATAAGTAAAACCGAGGGGGTTACTAAACATGACAACAACATTTCCAAAGAACTTCTTATGGGGTGGCGCTACTGCTGCCAATCAATATGAAGGAGCATGGAACGAAGGCGGCAAAGGACCTAGTGATTCTGATATGTTACTAAGTGGAACGTATGATAAGCCACGTGTATTCACAAAAGAATTGAAAGATGACGGATATTATCCATCACACTTAGGTAGTGATTTTTATCATCATTATAAAGAAGACATCAAGTTACTAGCAGGCATGGGTTATAAGACTTACCGTATGTCGATTGCTTGGTCACGTGTATTTCCTAACGGAGATGATGCTACTCCTAACCAAGAAGGACTAGACTTTTATCGCAGTGTCTTTGAAGAATGTCATAAGTATGGGATAGAGCCACTAGTTACTATTTCTCATTACGAAATGCCATATCATTTGACTGATAAGTATAACGGCTGGGGCAATCGTCTGGCGATTGATTTCTACGTTAAATATGCCAAGACTTTGTTTACAGAATATAAGGACTTGGTTCATTACTGGTTAACATTTAACGAGATCAATATCGGTATGATGTTTGGTGGCTACATGTCACTTGGGATGAAAGTGAAAGATGGCAGTGCGCCATTCAATCCTAAACAAACTGATGAAGATATTCAAAATAACTTACAAGGATTACATCACCAATTCGTTGCAAGTGCTTTGGCAGTGAAGGTTGGCCATGAGATTAATCCTGATAACAAGATTGGTTGTATGATTGCTGGTAACGTAAATTACCCATTAACCTCTAATCCTGACGATATTCTTAAAGCGCAACAAACTAATGAAATGATGAATTATTACTGTGGTGATGTACAAGTTCGTGGTGCATATCCTCACTTTGCACAACGTTTCTGGGATGAACATAATGTCAAACTTAACATCACAGCTGAAGATGAAGCAGTATTAAAAGAAGGTGTAGTTGATTATTATACTTTCAGTTATTATTCATCAAATGCTGTAACAACTGATGAATCCAAAGGCGAAGCTGGCGGTAACTTTACGATGGGTGTCAAGAATCCATACCTTAAGTACAGTGAATGGGGCTGGGCAATGGATCCTAAGGGATTACGTTGGTACTTGAATGACGTTTATGGTCGTTACCAGATTCCAATCATGGTAGTTGAGAATGGACTCGGGGCTCGTGATGTGGTTGAATCCGATGGATCAATTAACGATGATTATCGTATAGAGTACTTGCAAGGTCATATTGAACAAATGAAAGAAGCTATTAAGGATGGCGTCGATCTTGTCGGTTATACTCCTTGGGGTTGTATTGATTTGGTTTCTGCTGGTACGGGTCAAATGGAAAAGCGTTATGGTTTTGTTTATGTAAATCGTGATGATAATCAAGTTGGTGATTTTAGTAGAACACCTAAGAAGAGTTATTACTGGTATAAGAAGGTTATTGCGTCTAATGGTGCTGATTTGGATAACTGATTTATTCTTAATATTTATAGTGGAAACGCGATTCTCAGCACAATTTCTTCCGCTTAACAAAAATAGTTTCGGTATTCACTTTCGTGAATGCCGGAACTATTTGCGTTAATGCTCGGAAATTCCCGTGCTGAGAATCGCTCTTTTTTGTTAATGCTCAAAAATTCCCGTGCTTGGTAGCACTCTATATATAAATGGAATTAAAAAGTCTTACAAATATTCCAAAATAGGGTTAAACCCTAGCTTTTTTTAAAAGATATCGTGATAAACTTTAGTTATTGTTGGCAATGTCTTATTTAATTTATTAATATTTAAAAATCACTTTTATATACAAAAGACATTAAATAACTAATATAATAATACTATAATATAGGCATCACATTTGGAGGTTTGATTATGTCCACATTAGAGGTTAAAGATCTACATGTTTCAGTAACAGACGAAGAAAATGGTTTGGGACAAGAGATTCTTAAGGGTGTTGATTTAACTATGAGCACTGGTGAGATCCACGCCATAATGGGTCCTAATGGTACTGGTAAATCAACATTATCACAAGCAATCATGGGTAACTCTAAGTATAAGGTAACTCAAGGTGATATTTTGTTAGATGGTGAAAGTATCCTTGAATGGCCAGTCGATAAGCGTGCTCGTGCAGGGTTGTTTCTAGCTATGCAATATCCAGCTGAGATCCCTGGTGTTACTAATATTGAATTTATGCGTGCAGCGATTAATGCTCGACGTGAAAAAGACGATCAAATTCCAGTTAGAAAGTTTATTAAGAAGCTAGATGAGAAGCAAGAGATCCTTGATATGACAGATGCAATGTCTGGAAGATATCTAAATGAAGGATTCTCTGGTGGTGAAAAGAAACGTAATGAGATTCTACAATTACTTATGATAGAGCCAAGTTTCGCTATTTTGGATGAAATTGACTCAGGTCTTGATATTGATGCCTTAAAGGTTGTTTCAAGAGGTGTTAACTCAATGCGTGGAGACAAATTCGGTTCACTTATCATCACTCATTATCAAAGATTGTTGAACTATATAGTTCCTGATCAAGTCCACATTATGATGGGTGGACGTATTGTTCAAAGTGGCGGTCCAGAACTTGCCAAGAAATTGGAAGATGAAGGATATGCAGGAATTCGTGACGATCTAAATATTGACGTTAAATTAACAGATGAAATATAGGGGGAAAATTATGCGACCAAGTTTAAAAGACAAGTACATGGACGATGTCATTCAATTTTCTCAACAAAATAATGAACCAGATTGGTTCACAAAATTCAGAACTGACAATTTAACTAGTTCATCAGATTTGTCATTACCCACGTATGAAAAGATCAATTATCGTTCTTGGAGATTGGATCGTCCGAGTGACTTTTCAACTACAAGTAATATTTCAGATTATAAACACACTCAATCCAAGAGTTATATAGTTCAATCTGGTAGTAAAACACTAGATTTGAAATTACAACAATCACTTGTCGATGCTGGCGTTATTTTGACGGATATTTTTACAGCAATCAGAGAATATCCAGAATTAATTCAAAAGTATTATATGACAAAGGTTGTTAAGCCAGATGAGAATAAGTTAACAGCGATTCATGCAGCAATGATGAATGGTGGAATCTTTTTGTATATTCCAACTGGCGTCAAAGTTACCGATTCTATTCAAGCTACATTCATTCAAGATAACAACATCAAACGTGATTTTAATCAGCATGTGTTGATCATTGCTGAAGATAACACGGAGTTAACTTACCTTGAAACATTCAGTTCCAAAGGTGATGTTGAAGAGAACAAAAGTAACATTGTCGTTGAAGTGATTGCTGGCAATGATTGTCATATTCACTTCTCAGCTCTAGATCAAATGAGTAAGAAAACAACTAGTTACTTGAGTAGACGAGGAATCACTGGTAATAATTCTCGAATCGATTGGGCTATTGGAT
This region includes:
- a CDS encoding type II toxin-antitoxin system RelB/DinJ family antitoxin produces the protein MARIEARIDGTIKNKAKDVLANHGLTISDFMRMTLTTVANEGLPKYYSIPNRQLKDSIQEVVDDLSGKEKLPEAHNLKELDQLLSSDDTLRPSK
- a CDS encoding zinc-ribbon domain-containing protein, coding for MFCPNCGQRVDPSQKFCDHCGYDLTSIKNKRNESDQNQAKKDDDTIKSLADIEAELNDSEPESKSVPEKEINNYQQAPAQKKEYNSLRQASEVENTKQNTVRTFESTKKVPDDTLDDRTVAYDKDAFRQASKKPYQYAKSAQEQHDPSLNETQDLGKKFKERFKTSEDPFKPTKSEMKKLQQKKKQQEESDTSDGLIHNMGKFAKNNIYLCIFAVIIVAILLVVKRNYGFIALALAVLLWFLASQVSHGGEVSANKKFKRDNHPQSGSDEYNENNDHQEQQYKEPKKHKTHDNRRGKNMRQKVIIGSSVIGFVASIGGPFINGVSLSSTIASAASYTANFGYQYSTIIVNLSSAIRLICFLSPIIAMIAACFRNRGSVKLVRLFTVLPTIIYAVVFAIFYSGAVNSALITGQTAVNGTQFGISFYILLVTSIVSLVMAYALHPRERL
- a CDS encoding tyrosine-protein phosphatase, which gives rise to MKRILNLDGAINLRELGGYKTTDGKQIKYNKLLRSGDISNLTPQALKYLKNYGLKYVVDFRGDNEQQMWSDRNTDFYKIYSDPVYPLKGNGDKLASSLNNTSSYLGLIYQSVLLDKNGQQAYQLLFNLLLENNKDNNSVLFHCAAGKDRTGMAAILILKALGVDDETITRDYLLTNLMYASPSVINGTLNDESGDQDINKMNMTKADLESITSVFDAIEHYYGSFENYLTQALKFDKNKLNQLRNIYLEK
- a CDS encoding glycosyltransferase family 2 protein gives rise to the protein MVKNKLSIIMTTFNAASYVMSMLDSLIAQTNKDFELVVVDDCSTDKTLDIIASYEKKYDWITVYEHTQNSGVSAARNTGLKHISGNLVNFIDGDDWLEPGYVDFFLTVFENTDTDLVTCGFFMDTENGKSKVKTEKRQNGFVDRDEAIKQITKISGTVMGYTWNKVYRRSIIENNEIHFQTDLDLMEDQVFNVEYATVAKKFYLDNLPLYHYVSRKDSITKKFFDIDNVRDVGVANLRVLKTIRSSKLDKDSKREME
- a CDS encoding YueI family protein → MTDVEDYIKKNVFGKPQLKPDEKNKFLGNFAERVGIALTVAQLKNPANMKTVEGVMKKYPQYHLYLNGKIDSYILDKYLQLSVKLKYKFTIVSQSAVRNKERVMTDNDMGLVIADESRPIDRPVLI
- a CDS encoding ribose-phosphate diphosphokinase is translated as MSSTSLDKIALLSLNGNKPLAKRISEYMGVPLLDASVSHFADGEINIQINESIRGKDVYIIHSVSDPVNDNFMELMIAVDALRRASTKQIICVLPYFAYTRSDRKSRAREPISAKLFSNMLEMGGVDRVIALDMHADQIQGFFDIPVDHLRAMPIFAKYFMDKMDDKKDDFVFVAPDHNSMKRARSLAEVFGSQIAIVDQRSTEEQSVVPGVIGDVEGKKCVIVDDLIDTGTRMINSAEALKEAGAVDVYAAATHPIFSKTAAKDLQKSALKEIVVTDSIVVPDECKFDKLKILSVTDLLGDSIRKTELDESTSSLFKVRDSYTLI
- a CDS encoding glycoside hydrolase family 1 protein, with translation MTTTFPKNFLWGGATAANQYEGAWNEGGKGPSDSDMLLSGTYDKPRVFTKELKDDGYYPSHLGSDFYHHYKEDIKLLAGMGYKTYRMSIAWSRVFPNGDDATPNQEGLDFYRSVFEECHKYGIEPLVTISHYEMPYHLTDKYNGWGNRLAIDFYVKYAKTLFTEYKDLVHYWLTFNEINIGMMFGGYMSLGMKVKDGSAPFNPKQTDEDIQNNLQGLHHQFVASALAVKVGHEINPDNKIGCMIAGNVNYPLTSNPDDILKAQQTNEMMNYYCGDVQVRGAYPHFAQRFWDEHNVKLNITAEDEAVLKEGVVDYYTFSYYSSNAVTTDESKGEAGGNFTMGVKNPYLKYSEWGWAMDPKGLRWYLNDVYGRYQIPIMVVENGLGARDVVESDGSINDDYRIEYLQGHIEQMKEAIKDGVDLVGYTPWGCIDLVSAGTGQMEKRYGFVYVNRDDNQVGDFSRTPKKSYYWYKKVIASNGADLDN
- the sufC gene encoding Fe-S cluster assembly ATPase SufC is translated as MSTLEVKDLHVSVTDEENGLGQEILKGVDLTMSTGEIHAIMGPNGTGKSTLSQAIMGNSKYKVTQGDILLDGESILEWPVDKRARAGLFLAMQYPAEIPGVTNIEFMRAAINARREKDDQIPVRKFIKKLDEKQEILDMTDAMSGRYLNEGFSGGEKKRNEILQLLMIEPSFAILDEIDSGLDIDALKVVSRGVNSMRGDKFGSLIITHYQRLLNYIVPDQVHIMMGGRIVQSGGPELAKKLEDEGYAGIRDDLNIDVKLTDEI
- the sufD gene encoding Fe-S cluster assembly protein SufD, whose protein sequence is MRPSLKDKYMDDVIQFSQQNNEPDWFTKFRTDNLTSSSDLSLPTYEKINYRSWRLDRPSDFSTTSNISDYKHTQSKSYIVQSGSKTLDLKLQQSLVDAGVILTDIFTAIREYPELIQKYYMTKVVKPDENKLTAIHAAMMNGGIFLYIPTGVKVTDSIQATFIQDNNIKRDFNQHVLIIAEDNTELTYLETFSSKGDVEENKSNIVVEVIAGNDCHIHFSALDQMSKKTTSYLSRRGITGNNSRIDWAIGFMNDGNIIGDFGTDLIGEGSHTEAKVVAITTGDQVQGIDTKVTNYGRHTIGHILQHGVILESSTLTFNGVGHIVKGARGSDAQQESRVLMLSRKARGDANPILLIDENDVTAGHAASVGRVNEEQMYYLMSRGIDEPTAQRLVIRGFLSSVITEIPEEEVRERLTQMIERKLINGQQ